A part of Capsicum annuum cultivar UCD-10X-F1 chromosome 6, UCD10Xv1.1, whole genome shotgun sequence genomic DNA contains:
- the LOC107875330 gene encoding guanine nucleotide-binding protein-like NSN1: MVKKSKKSKSKRVTLKQKHKIIRKVKEHHKKKAKEAKKLGLNKKTKVEKDPGIPNDWPFKEQELKALEARRARALEELEQKKAARKERAKKRKLGLVEDDDMNKLADMASGEQNFMEDKGDNDSTTFVKIRDNSERAFYKELVKVIDASDVILEVLDARDPLGTRCLDMEKMVMRSGPGKHLVLLLNKIDLVPREAAEKWLKYLREELPAVAFKCSTQEQKSNLGWKSSSKAGKTTNLLQTSDCLGAENLIKLLKNYSRSHEIKKSITVGVIGLPNVGKSSLINSLKRSHVVNVGATPGLTRSMQEVQLDKNVKLLDCPGIVMLRSSAENDAAIALRNCKRIEKLDDPVGPVKEILKLCPARVLVTIYKVPSFDSVDDFLQKVATVRGRLKKGGIVNTDAAARIVLHDWNEGKIPYYTMPPSRNEGEHSEVKIVSELGKEFNVDEVYGSESSIIGSLKSVDYFHPVEVPSNHPVNFDETMLEDNLEQPVTHSDNTTGNPVNNVEDEPMDAGEDDAGRTSGKSASSRQNEKLYTEEGMLNTKLRKAEKKRRKKDKASAASDMMDDDYDFKVDYFKKESIMDDTEDDITANESKKNRFELPSGNELDNE, encoded by the exons atggtgaagaaAAGCAAGA AGAGTAAGAGCAAGAGGGTAACATTGAAGCAGAAGCACAAGATTATAAGGAAGGTAAAAGAGCATCACAAGAAAAAGGCCAAGGAGGCTAAGAAGCTAGGTCTTAACAAAAAGActaaggtggagaaggatccagGAATCCCCAATGATTGGCCTTTCAAGGAACAAGAGCTTAAGGCTCTTGAAGCTCGTCGTGCTCGGGCACTTGAGGAGTTGGAGCAGAAGAAAGCTGCCCGAAAAGAGAGG GCAAAGAAAAGAAAGCTAGGTCTGGTCGAAGATGATGACATGAATAAACTTGCAGACATGGCTTCGGGAGAACAGAATTTTATGGAGGACAAGGGAGATAATGATTCAACTACTTTTGTTAAAATCCGTG ATAACTCGGAAAGGGCTTTCTACAAGGAGTTAGTCAAAGTCATTGACGCTTCTGATGTCATTTTAGAAGTTCTTGATGCTCGAGATCCTCTTGGTACACGCTGTCTTGACATGGAAAAGATGGTGATGAGATCAGGACCTGGAAAACATCTTGTGTTACTCCTCAATAAAATTG ATCTTGTTCCTCGGGAAGCCGCAGAAAAGTGGCTAAAATATCTGCGAGAGGAATTACCAGCAGTTGCTTTCAAGTGTAGCACCCAAGAACAGAAGTCAAACTTGGGCTGGAAGTCTTCATCAAAGGCTGGAAAGACTACAAATCTTTTGCAGACAAGTGATTGTCTTGGAGCTGAGAATCTGATAAAATTGCTTAAGAATTATTCACGAAGTCATGAG ATCAAAAAATCAATCACTGTCGGTGTCATTGGCTTGCCAAATGTTGGTAAAAGTAGCCTAATTAATAGCTTGAAAAGATCTCACGTAGTCAATGTTGGTGCTACACCTGGATTAACAAGATCCATGCAAGAAGTCCAGTTAGATAAGAATGTTAAGTTGTTGGACTGCCCTGGGATTGTGATGCTTAGGTCGTCAGCAGAGAATGATGCAGCTATTGCTCTTCGAAATTGCAAGAGAATAGAGAAGTTAGATGACCCAGTTGGTCCTG TTAAGGAGATACTCAAACTGTGTCCGGCCAGGGTGTTAGTAACTATATACAAGGTTCCCAGCTTTGATTCAGTCGATGACTTCCTTCAGAAAGTTGCTACTGTTAGGGGTAGGCTAAAAAAGGGAGGAATTGTCAACACTGATGCTGCTGCAAGGATTGTTCTGCATGACTGGAATGAGG GAAAAATACCATACTACACCATGCCCCCGTCTAGGAACGAGGGGGAGCATTCAGAGGTAAAGATAGTTTCAGAACTTGGAAAAGAATTCAATGTTGACGAAGTTTATGGAAGCGAATCCTCAATTATTGGAAGCCTCAAATCAGTTGATTATTTTCACCCAGTTGAAGTTCCGTCAAATCACCCTGTTAACTTTGACGAGACTATGCTAGAG GACAATTTGGAGCAACCGGTGACTCATAGTGACAATACTACAGGCAACCCTGTTAATAATGTCGAAGATGAGCCAATGGATGCAGGAGAAGATGATGCAGGCCGGACAAGTGGCAAGAGTGCTAGCAGCAGACAAAATGAGAAGTTATATACCGAGGAAGGAATGCTAAATACCAAACTTAGAAAGGCTGAGAAGAAAAGGAGGAAGAAAGACAAAGCCTCTGCAGCCAGTGACATGATGGATGACGATTATGACTTTAAGGTAGATTATTTCAAGAAGGAATCCATCATGGATGACACTGAAGATGATATAACAGCAAATGAAAGCAAGAAAAACAGATTTGAGCTACCATCTGGGAATGAGTTGGATAACGAATGA
- the LOC107875329 gene encoding vesicle-associated membrane protein 721: protein MGQQSLIYSFVARGTVILAEYTEFTGNFTSIASQCLQKLPASNNKFTYNCDGHTFNYLVDDGFTYCVVAVESVGRQVPIAFLERVKDDFTKKYGGGKAATAVANSLNKEFGPKMKEQMQYCVDHPEEINKLAKVKAQVSEVKGVMMENIEKVLDRGEKIELLVDKTENLRSQAQDFKTQGTKVRRKMWLKNMKIKLIVLGIIIALILVIVLSICHGFKCH, encoded by the exons ATGGGGCAACAATCGTTGATCTACAGCTTCGTTGCTCGAGGAACGGTGATTCTCGCTGAGTATACTGAATTCACTGGAAATTTCACTAGTATTGCATCGCAGTGTCTCCAGAAACTTCCGGCTTCGAATAATAAGTTTACTTATAACTGTGATGGACATACTTTTAACTACCTCGTTGATGACGGCTTCA CATACTGTGTTGTTGCTGTGGAATCTGTTGGCAGACAGGTTCCAATTGCATTTCTGGAGAGAGTTAAGGATGATTTTACCAAGAAATATGGTGGAGGCAAAGCTGCTACAGCTGTTGCTAACAGCTTGAACAAGGAGTTCGG GCCCAAAATGAAGGAGCAGATGCAGTACTGTGTTGATCATCCAGAGGAAATCAACAAGCTTGCAAAGGTGAAGGCTCAGGTTTCAGAAGTTAAAGGTGTGATGATGGAAAACATTGAGAAG GTCCTGGATCGCGGGGAGAAAATTGAACTTTTGGTGGACAAAACTGAGAATCTTCGCTCACAG GCACAAGATTTTAAGACACAAGGAacaaaagtgaggaggaagatGTGGTTGAAGAACATGAAGATCAAGCTTATAGTCCTGGGCATCATTATTGCCTTGATTCTGGTCATAGTTCTTTCAATATGTCATGGCTTCAAATGTCATTAA
- the LOC107875328 gene encoding ATP-dependent RNA helicase A isoform X1 — protein MDRYQKVEKPRQELPINENEIRITSQGIVRNYITYATTLLQERNGKEIVLKAMGQAISKTVAIAEIIKRRIPRLHQDAAISSVSITDVWEPIEEGLLPVEQTRHVSMISITLSTTELNKNSPGYQAPSEPQQTNYYNDNNNNYAPRYNYQPRQLQPPPRQAQAVYNAGNEVNFILESYGRGQGRGRGRGRGWSRGGYANYQDGYNNYQENGGYSNWGRGGGRGGWGYRGSGYGRGRGGGGRGYGYGYGRGRGRMGNHPRGGSNNQA, from the exons ATGGATAGGTACCAAAAAGTAGAGAAACCGAGACAGGAATTACCGATAAATGAGAATGAGATCAGGATTACTTCACAAGGAATTGTTAGAAACTACATCACCTATGCTACTACACTTCTAcag GAGAGGAATGGGAAAGAGATCGTTTTGAAAGCAATGGGTCAGGCAATAAGCAAGACTGTAGCTATTGCAGAGATCATTAAG AGAAGAATTCCTCGTCTGCATCAAGACGCTGCTATCAGCTCAGTGAGCATCACAGACGTATGGGAACCTATTGAAGAGGGCCTTTTGCC TGTGGAGCAGACTCGTCATGTCTCGATGATTTCAATCACCTTGTCAACAACGGAACTGAACAAGAACTCTCCAGG GTATCAAGCACCTTCTGAGCCTCAGCAGACTAATTACTACAATGACAACAATAACAACTACGCCCCACGTTATAATTACCAGCCTCGACAGCTGCAACCACCACCTAGACAAGCACAAGCAGTCTACAATGCTGGTAATGAAG TTAACTTTATTTTAGAGTCATATGGGCGAGGACAAGGACGTGGTAGAGGGAGGGGACGTGGTTGGAGCAGAGGTGGATATGCAAATTACCAAGATGGATATAATAATTATCAAG AAAATGGTGGGTACTCAAACTGGGGACGAGGTGGAGGCCGTGGTGGCTGGGGATATCGTG GCTCTGGATATGGAAGAGGCAGGGGTGGCGGCGGCAGAGgttatggttatggttatggtCGTGGCCGCGGACGGATGGGCAACCATCCACGGGGTGGCAGCAACAACCAGGCTTAG
- the LOC107875328 gene encoding protein FAM98B isoform X2, with translation MDRYQKVEKPRQELPINENEIRITSQGIVRNYITYATTLLQERNGKEIVLKAMGQAISKTVAIAEIIKRRIPRLHQDAAISSVSITDVWEPIEEGLLPVEQTRHVSMISITLSTTELNKNSPGYQAPSEPQQTNYYNDNNNNYAPRYNYQPRQLQPPPRQAQAVYNAGNEESYGRGQGRGRGRGRGWSRGGYANYQDGYNNYQENGGYSNWGRGGGRGGWGYRGSGYGRGRGGGGRGYGYGYGRGRGRMGNHPRGGSNNQA, from the exons ATGGATAGGTACCAAAAAGTAGAGAAACCGAGACAGGAATTACCGATAAATGAGAATGAGATCAGGATTACTTCACAAGGAATTGTTAGAAACTACATCACCTATGCTACTACACTTCTAcag GAGAGGAATGGGAAAGAGATCGTTTTGAAAGCAATGGGTCAGGCAATAAGCAAGACTGTAGCTATTGCAGAGATCATTAAG AGAAGAATTCCTCGTCTGCATCAAGACGCTGCTATCAGCTCAGTGAGCATCACAGACGTATGGGAACCTATTGAAGAGGGCCTTTTGCC TGTGGAGCAGACTCGTCATGTCTCGATGATTTCAATCACCTTGTCAACAACGGAACTGAACAAGAACTCTCCAGG GTATCAAGCACCTTCTGAGCCTCAGCAGACTAATTACTACAATGACAACAATAACAACTACGCCCCACGTTATAATTACCAGCCTCGACAGCTGCAACCACCACCTAGACAAGCACAAGCAGTCTACAATGCTGGTAATGAAG AGTCATATGGGCGAGGACAAGGACGTGGTAGAGGGAGGGGACGTGGTTGGAGCAGAGGTGGATATGCAAATTACCAAGATGGATATAATAATTATCAAG AAAATGGTGGGTACTCAAACTGGGGACGAGGTGGAGGCCGTGGTGGCTGGGGATATCGTG GCTCTGGATATGGAAGAGGCAGGGGTGGCGGCGGCAGAGgttatggttatggttatggtCGTGGCCGCGGACGGATGGGCAACCATCCACGGGGTGGCAGCAACAACCAGGCTTAG
- the LOC107873782 gene encoding F-box/kelch-repeat protein At3g24760, which produces FYLHLPHPNTLLTNQTPQKNNLFSKSLNPQKIEKLISSQKPNSQNDTIFKNWNYLSSDLTEKILSYLPIRSIIIASSVCKNWNSIITSSSFTTKISTTKNKPWLFLCGQNSIFFKNNQAFAYDPNSNEWISLPISTLLSQDFFIGSNGFFFSTSSENFSFKPIFNGIWNQTSPSRFPRCNPLVGVYYNNDGPRFIVVGGVRFVGGLVDVEDRLAVEVYNPNLDSWELCPPLPADFRSGNSSQWLCSALLRKRLYVFGIYSCFVTCFDLDEHVWSEVETLRPPGILFSFLVTCRECLVLGGLCNLQSGPSFVLWKVDEKTMQEFSEIAIMPNELMCCLFDSDEDDRFASLKCVGLGNLVYVYNEEHYKSYPACVCEFTSEFGMCSWRKLPNLPASASKFHRVVSFCSAASLDNILVGARI; this is translated from the coding sequence TTCTATCTACATCTTCCACATCCCAACACACTTTTAACCAACCAAACTCCCCAAAAAaacaatcttttttcaaaatccctcaacccccaaaaaattgaaaaactaatttCCAGTCAGAAGCCCAATTCTCAAAATGATACCATTTTCAAGAACTGGAATTATCTTTCTTCAGACTTAACAGAAAAAATCCTCTCTTATCTCCCAATTCGTTCTATAATCATTGCTTCTTCTGTATGCAAAAACTGGAATTCTATAATAACTTCTTCCTCTTTTACCACCAAAATCTCTACAACAAAAAATAAACCATGGCTTTTTCTATGTGGCCAAAACAgtatttttttcaagaataacCAAGCATTTGCCTATGACCCAAATTCCAATGAATGGATTTCACTTCCCATTTCTACTCTTTTATCCCAAGATTTCTTTATTGGTTCTAATGgttttttcttttctacttctTCTGAAAATTTCAGTTTTAAGCCAATTTTCAATGGCATTTGGAACCAAACAAGTCCTTCGAGGTTTCCTAGGTGTAATCCTCTTGTGGGTGTTTATTACAATAATGATGGACCAAGATTcattgttgttggtggtgttagGTTTGTCGGTGGATTAGTTGATGTTGAGGATCGTTTGGCTGTTGAGGTATATAATCCAAATCTTGATTCTTGGGAACTGTGTCCACCTTTGCCAGCTGATTTCAGGTCAGGGAATTCATCACAATGGTTATGTTCAGCTTTGTTGAGGAAAAGGTTGTATGTCTTTGGTATATATTCTTGTTTTGTTACGTGTTTCGATTTGGATGAGCATGTGTGGAGTGAAGTAGAGACACTCAGACCACCTGGGATACTGTTTTCATTCTTAGTAACATGTCGAGAATGTTTGGTTTTAGGTGGATTGTGTAACTTACAAAGTGGACCAAGTTTTGTACTATGGAAAGTTGATGAGAAAACAATGCAGGAGTTCAGTGAAATTGCTATAATGCCTAATGAACTgatgtgttgtttgtttgataGTGATGAAGATGATAGATTTGCTAGTTTAAAGTGTGTTGGATTGGGTAATCTTGTTTATGTGTATAATGAGGAGCATTATAAGAGTTATCCTGCTTGTGTTTGTGAATTTACTAGTGAATTTGGGATGTGTAGTTGGAGGAAGTTGCCTAATTTGCCAGCATCTGCAAGTAAGTTTCATAGAGTGGTTAGTTTTTGTTCAGCTGCTTCACTTGATAACATTCTTGTTGGTGCAAGAATTTGA
- the LOC107874577 gene encoding uncharacterized protein LOC107874577: protein MQILQWLFKNANDTNFNTTSTKKEVVSDQEVKPQEIVLFNIPQKKRHRAGKSSKSNCKILNLFNTLHRKDVAAKYFYSSIHLKRLGSSHKRQQFVHSMKMKKQTLSRGLSFRRKTDSSTAKVLPVTDAAVGTPASRNGHKEQNFSADTKEKAKGDQTKTTSKMKELIKWAAAAKSQKGGKYFGRKVLHLRDRSVSKAATNDDDHHHQFSYESPKISFRWDVESCSTTFSVTKNDRSINSSPWNSTLVHIDQCPPATRKGNWVTTDTEFVVLEL, encoded by the exons ATGCAG ATCCTTCAGTGGCTTTTTAAGAATGCAAATGACACCAACTTTAACACCACTTCTACCAAGAAGGAAGTTGTTTCTG ATCAGGAGGTGAAACCCCAAGAGATTGTCTTGTTTAATATTCCTCAGAAAAAGAGACATCGAGCTGGAAAATCATCAAAATCGAACTGCAAGATCCTGAATTTGTTCAACACATTACATAGAAAGGACGTCGCAGCAAAATATTTCTACAGCTCCATTCACCTAAAGAGACTGGGAAGTTCACACAAAAGACAGCAATTTGTTCAttcaatgaaaatgaaaaaacaaactCTTTCTCGTGGATTAAGCTTTCGTCGAAAGACAGATTCTTCCACAGCCAAAGTTTTGCCAGTTACTGATGCTGCAGTAGGAACACCAGCATCAAGAAATGGTCACAAGGAACAAAATTTTAGTGCAGATACTAAGGAAAAAGCGAAAGGGGATCAAACAAAGACGACTTCAAAGATGAAGGAGCTAATAAAATGGGCTGCTGCTGCTAAGTCACAAAAGGGAGGAAAATACTTTGGTAGAAAG GTCTTGCATTTACGCGATAGGTCGGTTTCAAAGGCAGCAACAAATGATgatgatcatcatcatcaatttaGCTATGAGTCTCCCAAGATCAGCTTCAGATGGGATGTTGAAAGTTGCTCCACTACTTTTTCAGTCACAAAAAATGACCGATCTATCAACAGTTCTCCTTGGAACTCAACTCTGGTTCATATAGATCAGTGCCCACCAGCAACTAGGAAAGGAAATTGGGTCACCACTGACACTGAAT TTGTGGTGCTAGAGCTATGA